Proteins co-encoded in one Rhopalosiphum maidis isolate BTI-1 chromosome 2, ASM367621v3, whole genome shotgun sequence genomic window:
- the LOC113554756 gene encoding histone H2A-like gives MSGRGKAGKSKGGKSKTRSSRAGLQFPVGRIHRLLRKGNYAERVGAGAPVYLAAVMEYLAAEVLELAGNAARDNKKSRIIPRHLQLAIRNDEELNKLLSGVTIAQGGVLPNIQAVLLPKKTEKKV, from the coding sequence ATGAGCGGAAGAGGCAAAGCAGGAAAATCGAAGGGAGGCAAATCCAAGACCAGGTCGTCCCGTGCTGGACTCCAGTTTCCGGTCGGTCGTATCCATCGTCTGCTAAGAAAAGGAAACTACGCCGAACGTGTAGGAGCCGGCGCACCGGTATACCTGGCCGCCGTAATGGAATATTTGGCGGCCGAAGTGTTGGAATTGGCTGGTAACGCTGCCCGTGACAACAAGAAGTCTCGTATCATCCCCAGGCATTTGCAATTGGCAATCAGGAACGACGAGGAGTTAAACAAATTGTTGTCCGGAGTAACTATCGCTCAAGGAGGTGTGCTGCCCAACATCCAAGCCGTACTCCTACCAAAAAAGACTGAAAAGAaagtttaa
- the LOC113554614 gene encoding histone H2B-like: MAPGGKSAGKAMKKSSGKAQKNIVKSDKKRKPKRKESYAIYIYKVLKQVHPDTGVSSKAMSIMNSFVNDLFERIATESSRLAHYNKRSTITSREIQTAVRLLLPGELAKHAVSEGTKAVTKYTSSK, encoded by the coding sequence ATGGCTCCAGGAGGTAAATCGGCAGGAAAGGCGATGAAAAAATCGTCGGGCAAAGCGCAGAAGAACATCGTCAAGTCTGACAAGAAACGCAAGCCTAAGAGAAAAGAATCATACGCAATCTACATCTACAAAGTACTGAAACAAGTACACCCCGACACCGGTGTCTCCTCGAAGGCAATGAGCATCATGAACAGTTTCGTCAACGATCTGTTTGAGCGCATAGCCACCGAATCTAGTCGTTTGGCACACTACAACAAGCGTTCGACCATTACCAGTCGGGAAATCCAAACTGCTGTCCGACTATTGTTACCCGGTGAATTGGCCAAGCACGCCGTAAGTGAAGGAACAAAGGCAGTCACTAAATACACAAGCTCCAAGTAA
- the LOC113554618 gene encoding histone H4, with the protein MTGRGKGGKGLGKGGAKRHRKVLRDNIQGITKPAIRRLARRGGVKRISGLIYEETRGVLKVFLENVIRDAVTYTEHAKRKTVTAMDVVYALKRQGRTLYGFGG; encoded by the coding sequence ATGACTGGTCGCGGCAAAGGAGGAAAAGGTCTTGGAAAAGGAGGTGCCAAACGTCATCGCAAAGTGTTGCGTGATAACATCCAGGGAATCACCAAGCCCGCAATCCGTCGTTTGGCTCGTCGGGGAGGAGTGAAGCGTATTTCTGGATTGATCTACGAAGAAACCCGCGGAgtgttaaaagtttttttggaaaatgtaATCCGTGATGCGGTCACTTATACTGAACACGCAAAGAGGAAGACCGTGACCGCCATGGACGTCGTCTACGCACTGAAACGCCAAGGTCGTACATTGTACGGATTTGGTGGTTAG
- the LOC113554611 gene encoding histone H3, with protein sequence MARTKQTARKSTGGKAPRKQLATKAARKSAPATGGVKKPHRYRPGTVALREIRRYQKSTELLIRKLPFQRLVREIAQDFKTDLRFQSSAVMALQEASEAYLVGLFEDTNLCAIHAKRVTIMPKDIQLARRIRGERA encoded by the coding sequence ATGGCCCGTACCAAGCAGACAGCCCGCAAGTCTACCGGAGGTAAGGCTCCCAGGAAGCAGTTGGCCACCAAAGCCGCCCGTAAGAGCGCACCCGCCACCGGAGGAGTGAAGAAACCCCATCGTTACCGTCCGGGAACAGTCGCTCTCCGTGAAATCCGTCGTTACCAGAAGAGCACGGAGCTGTTGATCCGCAAATTGCCGTTCCAACGTCTGGTGCGTGAAATCGCACAGGACTTCAAGACCGACTTGCGTTTCCAGAGCTCCGCCGTCATGGCGTTGCAGGAAGCCAGCGAGGCCTATTTGGTCGGTCTTTTCGAAGACACCAACTTGTGCGCCATCCACGCCAAACGCGTCACCATAATGCCAAAGGATATCCAACTGGCCCGTCGTATCCGCGGAGAACGTGCTTAA